One window of Leptotrichia sp. oral taxon 498 genomic DNA carries:
- the mutS gene encoding DNA mismatch repair protein MutS: MTQTPLMKQYTEIKENFRDCILFFRLGDFYEMFFEDAITASKELGLTLTSRNREKGMDVPLAGIPFHSANSYISKMVAKGYKVAICEQVEDPKTAKGIVKREVVNIITPGTVMDIESLDEKSNNYLMSILEENNKVGISYIDITTGEFKVAEIEKDKNYIKLFNELNKIEPKEILIMEEFYRVIKEKIDDFTQKNGSTVTFVTKVRDSEKFLTDYFKVVSLESYGIKNKKVVINAAAMALFYVMEMQVGNDLTVEKMEFINVSNYAEINSITQKNLELVKNQREKTVYGSLLWVLDKCKTSMGTRLLKRFINNPLLDIKEIEKRQNDVECFLKNILLREDLREILEEVYDLERLVGKIVFGNENGRDLVALKKTIKSSLKIMNLLKEYDFFSEIDAQKLFECFQIIEESINEDAPFSVREGNIIKRGFNRELDEIRNIMNSGKDFLLEIEKREKEKTGIKNMKIKYNKVFGYFIEITKSNLDLVPESYIRKQTLTNSERFVTPELKKYEDTIINAKAKIEDLEYHLFKEISAKIKEKRHILTSLAEILSYLDVVVSFAVVATENNYVRPQICEDYDFEIKGGRHPVVEKLIGRNDYVENDTFLSETESFVILTGPNMSGKSTYMKQIALISIMAQIGSFVPAKSTKLSIVDKYLTRIGASDDILSGQSTFMVEMSEVSNILNNATKNSLVILDEVGRGTSTFDGISIATAISIYIHDKIGAKTVFATHYHELTDLASKFKNIKNYRIEVDEKDGKIMFLRNIVKGGADKSYGIEVARLAGLPREILSEGKRFLKRLEQKKELIEKTIDVTQLSLFSMNEEALEICEKRQEFENNSETKNNFYEKRIFEIKKEKENIEREKENLEKIVLDIENYDVNNVTPMKAMKFLFELKEKIKKDN; the protein is encoded by the coding sequence ATGACACAGACACCGCTGATGAAACAATATACAGAAATTAAGGAAAATTTTCGTGACTGTATATTGTTTTTTAGACTAGGTGATTTTTATGAGATGTTTTTTGAAGATGCAATTACGGCTTCAAAAGAGCTGGGGCTGACGCTTACTTCAAGAAATAGGGAAAAGGGGATGGATGTACCATTAGCTGGAATTCCGTTTCACTCGGCAAATTCATATATTTCTAAGATGGTTGCAAAAGGTTATAAAGTTGCGATTTGTGAACAAGTGGAAGATCCTAAAACGGCAAAAGGAATTGTAAAACGGGAAGTTGTCAACATTATAACGCCGGGAACAGTTATGGACATCGAATCTTTGGATGAAAAAAGTAATAATTATTTGATGAGTATATTGGAAGAAAATAATAAAGTTGGGATTTCATATATTGATATAACAACTGGGGAATTTAAAGTTGCCGAAATTGAAAAAGATAAAAATTATATAAAATTATTTAATGAGCTTAATAAAATTGAGCCTAAAGAGATTTTGATAATGGAAGAATTTTATAGAGTTATAAAAGAAAAGATAGATGATTTTACGCAAAAAAATGGCTCTACTGTAACTTTTGTTACAAAAGTTAGGGATAGTGAAAAGTTTTTAACTGATTATTTTAAAGTCGTGTCGCTTGAAAGTTATGGGATAAAAAATAAAAAAGTTGTTATAAATGCTGCTGCAATGGCACTTTTTTATGTGATGGAAATGCAGGTTGGAAATGATTTGACGGTTGAAAAAATGGAATTTATAAATGTTTCAAATTATGCGGAAATTAATTCAATTACGCAAAAAAACTTGGAGCTTGTGAAAAATCAGAGAGAAAAGACTGTTTATGGCTCACTTTTGTGGGTTCTTGACAAATGTAAAACTTCGATGGGGACAAGGCTTTTAAAAAGATTTATAAATAATCCGCTTCTTGATATAAAAGAAATTGAAAAAAGACAAAATGATGTGGAATGTTTTTTAAAGAATATTTTGTTAAGAGAAGACTTGCGGGAAATATTGGAAGAAGTTTACGATTTGGAGCGGTTAGTTGGGAAAATCGTTTTTGGGAACGAAAATGGACGAGATTTGGTGGCGCTGAAAAAGACGATAAAATCATCGCTTAAAATTATGAATTTATTAAAAGAATATGATTTTTTTAGTGAGATAGATGCGCAAAAGCTTTTTGAGTGTTTTCAAATAATTGAAGAGAGCATAAATGAAGATGCGCCGTTTTCTGTGCGGGAGGGAAATATTATAAAAAGAGGATTTAATCGTGAACTTGACGAGATTAGAAATATCATGAACTCTGGAAAAGATTTTCTTTTGGAAATTGAAAAGCGGGAAAAAGAGAAAACTGGAATAAAAAATATGAAGATAAAGTACAATAAAGTATTCGGCTATTTTATCGAAATTACAAAGTCAAATCTAGATTTAGTTCCAGAAAGTTATATTAGAAAGCAAACTTTGACAAATTCAGAGAGATTTGTGACACCAGAACTTAAAAAATATGAAGACACGATTATTAATGCAAAAGCTAAAATTGAAGATTTGGAATATCATCTCTTTAAGGAAATTAGCGCTAAAATTAAAGAAAAAAGACATATTTTGACAAGTCTTGCGGAAATACTTTCTTATCTTGATGTAGTCGTATCTTTTGCGGTAGTTGCAACTGAAAATAATTATGTAAGACCTCAAATTTGTGAAGATTATGATTTTGAAATAAAAGGTGGGCGTCATCCAGTTGTGGAAAAACTTATTGGAAGAAACGATTATGTTGAAAATGATACTTTTTTGAGTGAAACAGAGAGCTTTGTGATTTTGACAGGGCCTAATATGTCGGGAAAGTCGACTTACATGAAGCAGATTGCACTAATTTCAATCATGGCTCAAATTGGTTCATTTGTTCCAGCAAAAAGTACAAAACTTTCAATCGTTGACAAATATTTGACTCGAATTGGCGCATCAGACGATATTTTATCAGGGCAAAGTACGTTTATGGTGGAAATGAGCGAAGTTTCAAATATTTTGAACAATGCGACGAAAAATAGCCTTGTGATTTTAGACGAAGTTGGGAGAGGAACTTCCACTTTTGATGGAATTTCAATTGCGACAGCGATTTCGATTTACATTCACGATAAAATCGGGGCAAAAACAGTTTTTGCGACACATTATCACGAACTTACTGATCTTGCGTCAAAATTTAAAAATATAAAAAATTATCGGATTGAAGTCGATGAAAAAGATGGAAAAATTATGTTTTTGCGAAATATTGTAAAAGGTGGCGCTGATAAGTCGTATGGAATTGAAGTTGCAAGACTTGCGGGACTTCCGAGAGAAATTTTGAGTGAAGGAAAAAGATTTTTGAAGCGATTAGAGCAGAAAAAGGAGCTTATAGAAAAGACGATAGATGTGACACAGCTCTCACTTTTTTCTATGAACGAGGAAGCTCTTGAGATTTGTGAAAAAAGACAGGAATTTGAAAATAATTCAGAAACAAAAAATAATTTTTATGAAAAAAGAATTTTTGAAATAAAAAAAGAAAAAGAAAATATTGAAAGAGAAAAAGAAAATTTAGAAAAAATTGTTTTAGATATTGAAAATTATGATGTAAATAATGTAACTCCGATGAAAGCGATGAAATTTCTATTTGAGTTGAAAGAAAAAATAAAAAAAGATAATTAG
- a CDS encoding type II 3-dehydroquinate dehydratase, with amino-acid sequence MKKIWIINGPNLNFLGIREKGIYGNDDYESVCEYIKRQFNLKSPKEVEIEIFQSNYEGKIIDILQSAYFEKIDGIVINPGAFTHYSYAIFDGIKSIQIPTVEVHLSNIHKREDFRKISVTAPACIAQIYGKGKDGYVEAVKLLLEK; translated from the coding sequence ATGAAAAAAATATGGATAATAAACGGACCTAATTTAAATTTTTTAGGAATTAGGGAAAAAGGAATTTATGGAAATGACGACTACGAGAGCGTTTGTGAATATATAAAAAGACAATTTAACTTAAAAAGTCCGAAAGAAGTAGAAATTGAAATTTTTCAATCAAATTATGAAGGGAAAATAATTGACATATTGCAGTCGGCTTATTTTGAGAAAATCGATGGAATTGTGATAAATCCAGGAGCGTTTACACATTACAGCTATGCGATTTTTGACGGAATTAAGTCAATTCAAATTCCTACAGTTGAAGTTCATTTGAGTAATATTCACAAACGGGAAGACTTTAGAAAAATATCGGTTACAGCACCTGCGTGTATTGCTCAAATTTATGGGAAAGGCAAAGACGGGTATGTCGAAGCTGTTAAATTATTGTTAGAAAAATAG
- a CDS encoding HutP family protein yields the protein MEENNKSVEICRIALKLAISSREEERELVKSYRLKGIKTAAVDVGGIMPNSRFKFIESALIAAKRNNLIQDVHVHDGAIIGAMREAMSQIETIINGLSVGGKIGIARSGEHLSVAIFLSVGILQFNEVITSVAHRSVSVLENEK from the coding sequence ATGGAAGAAAATAACAAAAGTGTGGAAATCTGTAGAATAGCACTAAAATTAGCGATCTCATCTCGAGAAGAAGAACGGGAACTTGTGAAAAGTTATAGATTGAAGGGAATAAAGACGGCGGCAGTCGATGTCGGTGGAATTATGCCGAATTCACGGTTTAAATTTATTGAAAGTGCGCTTATTGCGGCAAAAAGGAATAATTTAATACAGGATGTGCATGTTCACGATGGAGCAATTATTGGCGCTATGCGAGAAGCTATGAGTCAAATTGAAACAATTATAAACGGACTTAGCGTCGGTGGGAAAATAGGAATTGCTCGTTCTGGAGAACATTTGTCAGTCGCTATTTTTTTGAGCGTTGGAATTTTGCAGTTTAACGAAGTCATAACTTCGGTTGCACATCGTTCAGTTTCCGTCTTGGAAAATGAAAAATAA
- a CDS encoding pseudouridine synthase has product MRLDKFLANSGIGTRKEVKIILKKGKIKVNEKIVKDAKMQVDEIKDDVKIEGEKITYKPFVYIMMNKPSGVISATEDGKHKTVIDLLCEKYKNYKVFPVGRLDIDTEGLLLLTNDGVLAHNLLSPKKHVDKKYYVELKEPLTIEKKKILENGIKLEENFVTKKAKIEIIDKDEDIKVNSVFITISEGKFHQVKRMFKFVENEVLYLKRVKMGKLLLPEDLKLGEYRELSEEEMNLILN; this is encoded by the coding sequence ATGAGATTAGATAAATTTTTGGCAAATTCTGGAATTGGAACAAGAAAAGAAGTCAAAATTATTTTGAAAAAAGGGAAAATAAAAGTTAATGAAAAAATCGTAAAAGATGCGAAAATGCAAGTTGACGAGATTAAAGATGATGTGAAGATCGAAGGTGAAAAAATTACTTATAAACCTTTTGTTTACATAATGATGAATAAACCATCTGGAGTTATTAGTGCAACAGAAGATGGTAAACACAAAACCGTGATTGATTTACTTTGTGAAAAATATAAAAATTATAAAGTTTTTCCAGTTGGAAGATTGGACATTGACACAGAAGGTTTACTTTTGCTCACAAATGACGGGGTTTTGGCGCATAACTTGCTCTCACCGAAAAAGCATGTTGACAAAAAATATTATGTGGAGTTAAAAGAACCTTTGACAATTGAAAAAAAGAAAATTTTGGAAAATGGAATAAAATTGGAAGAAAATTTTGTGACAAAAAAGGCAAAAATCGAAATTATTGATAAAGATGAAGATATAAAAGTAAATTCGGTATTTATAACGATTTCGGAAGGAAAGTTTCATCAAGTTAAAAGGATGTTTAAGTTTGTTGAAAACGAAGTTTTATATTTGAAAAGGGTGAAAATGGGAAAACTTTTACTTCCTGAAGACTTAAAATTGGGAGAATATAGAGAACTGAGCGAAGAAGAAATGAATTTGATTTTAAATTAA
- a CDS encoding DUF4250 domain-containing protein, with the protein MINFETKDMNLLYSILNLKLRDEFKDLDDLVNYYGKNKTEVLDKMEKAGYFYNKEENQFKRK; encoded by the coding sequence ATGATAAATTTTGAAACAAAAGATATGAATTTGCTTTACAGCATTTTAAACCTTAAACTTAGAGATGAATTTAAAGATTTAGATGATTTAGTAAATTATTATGGAAAAAATAAAACTGAAGTTTTGGATAAAATGGAAAAAGCAGGATATTTTTATAATAAAGAAGAGAACCAATTTAAAAGAAAATAG
- a CDS encoding tetratricopeptide repeat protein — MKKILILLIILSNLTFGAQNFSANSKVLDKIEAEVTKELERGNNEKAISILKKSILENPEKSVFLKIVLGMIYIDMERNSEAEKEFNEAVELQKKYPFFDENGKKQDVKLIIGLIYLGAEDTKNALKWLKQVDDKDFNEILDNQKGLKDYILGILNYKEDNIEEAKKNLLKSYIYDEDGLSENILGQIYIDEGNQKEAQKWFLKSASKGNSGGQANLGFLYQMLGDKEKALKWTTKALETAKKEKNTEQVKEIQEMIKSVKNN, encoded by the coding sequence ATGAAAAAAATATTAATTCTTTTGATAATTTTATCAAATTTAACTTTTGGAGCACAAAATTTTTCTGCAAATTCGAAGGTGTTAGATAAGATAGAGGCTGAAGTAACAAAAGAACTTGAAAGAGGAAATAATGAGAAGGCTATATCAATATTAAAAAAATCAATTTTGGAAAATCCTGAGAAATCGGTTTTTCTAAAAATAGTGTTAGGAATGATTTATATTGATATGGAAAGGAATAGTGAAGCTGAAAAAGAGTTTAATGAAGCTGTGGAATTGCAGAAAAAATATCCATTTTTTGATGAAAATGGGAAAAAACAGGATGTGAAACTGATAATCGGATTAATATATTTGGGAGCTGAAGATACTAAAAATGCGTTAAAATGGCTAAAACAAGTTGATGATAAAGATTTTAATGAAATTCTTGACAATCAGAAAGGCTTAAAAGACTATATCTTAGGCATTTTAAATTATAAGGAAGACAATATTGAAGAAGCTAAAAAAAATCTTTTGAAATCGTATATTTATGATGAGGACGGTCTTTCAGAAAATATTTTGGGGCAGATTTATATCGATGAAGGAAATCAAAAAGAAGCTCAAAAGTGGTTTTTAAAATCAGCAAGTAAAGGAAATTCAGGAGGCCAAGCAAATTTAGGTTTTCTTTATCAGATGCTGGGAGATAAAGAAAAAGCTTTAAAATGGACGACAAAAGCTCTTGAAACAGCGAAAAAAGAAAAAAATACAGAGCAGGTAAAAGAGATACAGGAAATGATTAAGAGTGTTAAAAATAATTAA
- the uvrB gene encoding excinuclease ABC subunit UvrB — MINLDFKLHSEFSPTGDQPKAIEKIVENLENGITDQILLGVTGSGKTFTVANVIEKINRPALIMAPNKTLAAQLYNEYKNFFPENAVEYFVSYYDYYQPEAYIMATDTYIEKDSSINDEIDKMRHAATAALLNRRDVIIVASVSAIYGLGSPEAYKEKSIPIDVETGIERDELIKRLISLRYERNDISFERSKFRVKGDILDLYPSYQDTAYRFEFFGDDLESIFEIHPLTGQKIREVKRLTIMPATHYLTTEDTQKMFLEIKREMEDRVHEFRAENKLVEAQRIEQRTKYDLEMIEEIGYCKGIENYSRYLTGKNAGEEPDTLIDYFPDDLVVFLDESHISVPQINGMYKGDRARKHSLIENGFRLPSAYDNRPLKFEEFFAKVPQAVYISATPSDYEIEQSKGEIVEQLIRPTGVVEPSIDIRPTENQIDDLMDEIKVRVAKKERVLVTTLTKKMAEELTDYYLDYGIKIKYMHSDIDTIERTEIIRGLRKGEFDVLVGINLLREGLDIPEVSLVAILEADKEGYLRSRRSLIQTMGRAARNVEGSVVLYADRMTDSMKEAITEVERRRKIQEQYNKENGINPKSIKRKIDAALVDYELEKEEEVKKVAKNYKNTKEIEKEVKKMEKKIKELSEELNFEEAIKVRDKMNELKKVLMEL, encoded by the coding sequence GTGATAAATTTGGATTTTAAACTACATTCGGAATTTAGTCCGACTGGAGATCAGCCAAAAGCGATTGAAAAAATAGTGGAAAATTTGGAAAATGGGATTACAGATCAAATTCTGCTTGGGGTAACGGGCTCTGGAAAGACATTTACAGTTGCAAATGTCATTGAAAAAATAAATAGGCCAGCGTTGATTATGGCACCTAACAAAACTTTAGCGGCGCAGCTTTACAACGAATATAAAAACTTTTTTCCAGAAAACGCTGTGGAATATTTTGTTTCATATTATGACTATTATCAGCCAGAAGCATATATTATGGCAACAGATACATACATTGAAAAAGATTCGTCAATTAACGATGAAATAGATAAAATGCGTCATGCGGCAACCGCAGCACTTTTGAATCGAAGAGATGTCATAATTGTCGCATCAGTTTCAGCAATTTATGGTTTGGGGTCGCCAGAAGCGTATAAAGAAAAATCAATCCCCATTGATGTAGAAACTGGAATTGAGAGAGATGAGCTTATAAAACGGCTTATTTCGCTTAGATACGAAAGAAACGATATTTCTTTTGAGCGTTCTAAATTTCGTGTGAAAGGGGATATTTTGGACTTGTATCCGTCTTATCAAGACACCGCTTACAGATTTGAGTTTTTTGGGGATGACTTGGAAAGTATTTTTGAGATACATCCGCTTACAGGGCAAAAAATTCGAGAGGTAAAAAGACTTACGATAATGCCGGCAACACACTATTTGACAACAGAAGACACCCAAAAGATGTTTTTGGAAATAAAAAGGGAAATGGAAGACAGAGTTCACGAATTCAGAGCTGAAAATAAATTAGTTGAAGCTCAGAGAATAGAGCAGCGGACAAAATATGACTTGGAAATGATTGAAGAGATTGGTTACTGTAAAGGAATAGAAAATTATTCGAGATATTTGACTGGAAAAAATGCCGGAGAAGAGCCTGATACGCTGATTGACTATTTTCCCGATGATTTAGTCGTATTTTTGGATGAGTCGCACATTTCCGTGCCGCAGATAAATGGGATGTATAAAGGGGATAGAGCAAGAAAACATTCGCTTATTGAAAATGGATTCAGGCTTCCGAGTGCCTATGACAATAGACCACTAAAATTTGAAGAGTTTTTTGCAAAAGTTCCGCAAGCAGTGTATATTTCAGCAACTCCAAGTGATTATGAGATAGAGCAGTCCAAAGGGGAAATCGTGGAGCAGTTAATTCGTCCGACAGGAGTTGTTGAGCCAAGTATAGACATTCGTCCGACTGAAAATCAAATTGATGATTTGATGGATGAAATCAAGGTTAGAGTCGCCAAAAAAGAAAGAGTTCTCGTTACAACGCTTACAAAAAAAATGGCAGAAGAGCTTACGGATTATTATTTGGACTACGGGATAAAAATAAAATATATGCATTCGGACATTGATACGATTGAGAGAACTGAAATAATAAGAGGACTTAGAAAAGGTGAATTTGATGTCTTGGTTGGAATAAATCTTTTGAGAGAAGGACTTGATATTCCTGAGGTTTCACTTGTTGCAATTTTGGAAGCTGATAAAGAAGGATATTTGCGTTCAAGAAGATCGCTTATTCAAACAATGGGAAGAGCGGCAAGAAATGTGGAAGGAAGTGTAGTCTTGTACGCTGACAGAATGACTGACAGCATGAAAGAAGCAATAACCGAAGTGGAAAGACGGCGAAAAATTCAAGAGCAGTACAATAAAGAAAATGGAATCAATCCAAAATCAATAAAAAGAAAAATCGATGCGGCGTTAGTTGACTATGAATTAGAAAAAGAGGAAGAAGTCAAAAAGGTTGCTAAAAATTATAAAAATACAAAAGAAATTGAAAAAGAAGTGAAAAAAATGGAGAAAAAAATAAAAGAATTATCAGAAGAGCTTAATTTTGAAGAAGCGATTAAAGTGAGAGATAAAATGAACGAATTAAAAAAAGTTTTGATGGAATTATAA
- a CDS encoding arsenate reductase family protein, translated as MIKVYHYPKCTTCKRALKWLKENNVECEKRDIKEQPPVFEEMKEIYKKSGLPLKKFFNTSGLVYKELKLKDKLAYMSEDEQLKLLCSNGMLIKRPLVVGSDFVLVGFKENEWEKVFKN; from the coding sequence ATGATAAAAGTATACCATTATCCAAAATGCACAACTTGTAAAAGAGCATTAAAATGGCTTAAAGAAAATAATGTTGAATGTGAAAAAAGGGACATTAAAGAGCAGCCGCCAGTATTTGAAGAAATGAAAGAAATTTACAAAAAAAGTGGATTGCCGCTAAAAAAATTTTTTAATACGAGCGGACTTGTTTATAAAGAATTGAAATTAAAAGATAAATTAGCTTATATGTCAGAAGACGAGCAGTTAAAATTGCTTTGCTCAAATGGAATGCTTATTAAAAGACCGCTTGTTGTCGGAAGTGATTTTGTCTTGGTTGGATTTAAGGAAAATGAATGGGAAAAAGTTTTTAAAAATTGA
- the aroE gene encoding shikimate dehydrogenase: MEKYGLLGEKLGHSYSKEIHEIFFELTGKNANYQMIERQSDEIGQLMEEIKKGKFKGINVTIPYKVEVIKYLDEVSKIAKQIGAVNTITCKNGKLIGDNSDYFGFLKTLRINNIDVKGKKVLVLGTGGASKAIYNVLIDSGAENVYLATIEENDSFKVRTKDRLIHYSAVSGLKNIELIVNCTPVGMYPNINECPLNDSNFIDTNALVDIVYNPEETVLMKKYKQKGVKVISNGLMMLISQAIKSEEIWNEEEYDVKILEKIHTRLSEKLYK, from the coding sequence ATGGAAAAATATGGACTTTTGGGAGAAAAATTAGGTCATAGTTATTCTAAAGAAATTCACGAAATTTTTTTTGAATTAACTGGGAAAAACGCAAATTATCAAATGATTGAAAGACAATCTGATGAGATAGGTCAATTGATGGAAGAAATAAAAAAAGGAAAATTTAAAGGAATAAATGTCACAATTCCTTATAAAGTGGAAGTGATTAAATATTTGGACGAAGTTTCTAAAATTGCAAAACAAATCGGAGCTGTAAATACAATTACCTGTAAAAATGGGAAATTAATTGGAGATAATTCTGATTATTTTGGATTTTTAAAAACTTTGAGAATTAATAATATTGATGTCAAAGGGAAAAAAGTTTTGGTACTTGGAACAGGTGGAGCTTCTAAAGCAATTTATAATGTTTTGATAGACAGTGGTGCAGAAAATGTTTATCTTGCCACAATTGAAGAAAATGATTCGTTTAAAGTGAGAACTAAAGATAGATTGATTCATTATTCGGCAGTTTCAGGACTTAAAAATATTGAGTTAATCGTAAACTGTACACCTGTGGGAATGTATCCAAATATAAATGAATGTCCGTTAAATGATAGCAACTTCATTGATACAAATGCTTTGGTGGATATTGTCTACAATCCAGAAGAAACAGTGCTTATGAAAAAATATAAACAAAAAGGTGTAAAAGTTATTTCAAATGGACTTATGATGCTTATTTCACAAGCAATAAAATCGGAAGAAATCTGGAATGAAGAAGAATATGATGTAAAAATTTTAGAAAAAATACACACTAGATTATCTGAAAAATTATATAAATAA
- a CDS encoding tetratricopeptide repeat protein — protein MKKYFILLLIAINLGLGVQGFSAMTKSEKEKLENQINKAYEKKDTKTEKSLIVKYLNEFPDDAGYLNILGTLYDNEENYKEAEKWYLKAVDKGSLVAVSNLAYVYIELEDYEKAIKYYKEYAKVADAPDNYYWMGLAYSYLEDYKNAKEWFLKAVKVDEGGSAENQLGLNFDDEGNQKEAMKWYLASIKKGNLWAYNNLAEDYIALDDYENAKKWLEKGLELIKKSSDYSDNLELQKSLKENLDYIKKAK, from the coding sequence ATGAAAAAATATTTTATTTTATTGTTAATAGCTATAAATTTAGGTTTAGGAGTTCAAGGATTTTCGGCAATGACAAAATCAGAAAAAGAAAAACTGGAAAATCAAATAAATAAAGCGTATGAAAAGAAAGATACAAAAACTGAAAAAAGTTTAATTGTAAAATATTTGAATGAGTTTCCAGATGATGCTGGGTATTTAAATATATTAGGCACTTTGTATGACAATGAGGAAAATTATAAGGAAGCTGAAAAGTGGTATTTAAAAGCGGTTGATAAAGGAAGTTTAGTTGCAGTTTCAAATTTGGCATATGTTTATATTGAGTTGGAAGATTATGAAAAAGCAATAAAATATTATAAAGAATATGCAAAAGTAGCAGATGCCCCTGATAATTATTATTGGATGGGGCTTGCGTATTCATATTTGGAAGATTATAAGAATGCAAAAGAATGGTTCTTAAAAGCTGTCAAAGTTGATGAGGGTGGTTCTGCAGAAAATCAATTAGGATTGAATTTTGATGATGAAGGAAATCAGAAGGAAGCTATGAAATGGTATTTAGCTTCTATAAAAAAAGGAAATTTGTGGGCGTACAACAATTTAGCTGAAGATTACATTGCGCTAGATGATTATGAAAATGCTAAAAAATGGTTGGAAAAAGGCTTGGAATTGATTAAAAAATCAAGCGATTATTCAGATAACTTGGAATTACAAAAAAGTCTAAAAGAAAATTTAGATTATATTAAAAAAGCAAAATAA
- a CDS encoding shikimate kinase, with translation MKNIILIGMPACGKSTIGSLLSNEINFEFYDADKYLEECENREISDIFSEDGEDYFRELETKYLEELSKKDGIIISTGGGAVKKEKNMEIVKKNGIVIFLNRKLENIAKENHEARPLLKNLDNLKKLYDERIKLYHKYSDIVVENDDNMEVIINRIVMALKGKI, from the coding sequence ATGAAAAATATTATTTTAATTGGAATGCCTGCGTGTGGGAAAAGTACGATAGGAAGTTTACTGTCAAATGAAATTAATTTTGAATTTTATGATGCGGATAAATATTTGGAAGAGTGTGAAAATAGAGAAATATCGGATATTTTTTCGGAAGACGGAGAAGATTATTTTAGAGAGCTTGAAACTAAATATTTGGAAGAATTGTCGAAAAAAGATGGAATAATTATCTCAACTGGCGGTGGAGCGGTAAAAAAAGAAAAAAATATGGAAATTGTGAAAAAAAATGGGATTGTAATATTTTTGAATAGAAAGCTGGAAAATATTGCAAAAGAAAATCATGAAGCTAGACCACTTCTTAAAAATTTGGATAATTTAAAAAAATTATATGACGAGAGAATAAAACTTTATCACAAATATTCTGATATTGTCGTAGAAAATGATGACAATATGGAAGTTATCATAAATAGAATTGTCATGGCATTAAAAGGTAAAATATAG